A window of Kribbella amoyensis contains these coding sequences:
- a CDS encoding fumarylacetoacetate hydrolase family protein translates to MQFARVRRAPGHEVELVSRQSDGKLVPLSALDRSGLADPVALIARFPGDELARAVEELGAAELLDAEQVLFEPPVATCTKVCCLALNYRDHAEESNLEVPVEPVLFFKPPSALTGHRTTVVAPRRTRHLEHEVELAVVIGRPTRDLPAERWAEAVAGYTVINDMTARDLQLVNIERNVPWDQSKGFDTFAPLGPYLVTPDEIPDPGALQMRLEVGGAVRQQANTAQMVYGIPELIANLSDGMTLLPGDVIATGTTAGLAPLAEGDVMRATIDGLGTLENDVHFG, encoded by the coding sequence GTGCAGTTCGCCCGCGTTCGCAGAGCTCCCGGCCACGAGGTGGAGCTGGTGTCCCGCCAGTCCGACGGGAAGCTGGTCCCGCTGTCCGCGCTCGACCGTAGCGGCCTGGCCGACCCGGTCGCGCTCATCGCCCGGTTCCCCGGCGACGAGCTCGCTCGTGCGGTCGAGGAGCTGGGCGCCGCCGAGCTGCTGGACGCGGAGCAGGTGCTGTTCGAGCCGCCGGTCGCGACCTGTACCAAGGTCTGCTGCCTGGCGCTGAACTACCGCGACCACGCCGAGGAGAGCAACCTCGAGGTACCGGTCGAGCCGGTGCTGTTCTTCAAGCCGCCGTCGGCGCTGACCGGGCACCGGACCACCGTGGTCGCGCCGCGCCGGACCCGGCACCTGGAGCACGAGGTCGAGCTGGCGGTCGTCATCGGCCGCCCGACCCGGGACCTGCCGGCCGAGCGCTGGGCCGAGGCGGTCGCGGGGTACACCGTCATCAACGACATGACCGCGCGCGACCTGCAGCTGGTGAACATCGAGCGCAACGTGCCCTGGGACCAGTCCAAGGGATTCGACACCTTCGCCCCGCTCGGCCCGTACCTGGTCACGCCCGACGAGATCCCCGACCCCGGCGCGCTGCAGATGCGGCTCGAGGTCGGCGGGGCCGTCCGGCAGCAGGCGAACACAGCCCAGATGGTCTACGGCATCCCCGAACTGATCGCCAACCTGTCCGACGGCATGACGCTGCTGCCCGGTGACGTGATCGCGACCGGGACCACGGCCGGCCTGGCGCCGCTGGCCGAGGGCGACGTGATGCGCGCGACGATCGACGGCCTCGGCACGCTCGAGAACGACGTCCACTTCGGCTGA